From one Cyanobacterium stanieri PCC 7202 genomic stretch:
- a CDS encoding putative suppressor (PFAM: Patatin-like phospholipase~KEGG: smd:Smed_1993 putative suppressor~SPTR: Putative suppressor), translated as MKGGISSGIVYPPAILELVDNNYYFKQIGGSSAGAIAACATAAAEYGRREGNDKSFDTFQDKTEKFLSEPKTVTNLRSLFQPTKENQPLFDLIFKLLEADNKLLFLLTNILPLTSIFTRTTFGFGNFKLNSLTENYHLTHLKKNHWGLCTGMEGVSPVRGENRKAVTQWLHDVIQKCSGLNNTKPLTFGDLEDTPPQDKITLRMVTSNLSQNQPYILPFEHHYFIFERNEFNQLFPQELVDYMVNDLVPKQTQEYQQNNNFALPIIDNHKGKEYYFLPIGKYMPVLVATRMSMSFPILFSMIPLYSIKASAKNKPIIKEEDLLINLFSDGGISSNFPIHFFDALIPSYPTFGIDLVTQQTTDQFSFIPTNIRGEYYKIPEPNVYLPKPDHLPSPMRYELDGLLNIIMKGIFPTAQNYRDTMQSGLPSYRERIVKIYLEENEGGLNLNMTSSQIENLQNKGHEAGTKLTQEFHFRHHQWVRVKIMMGLLEKGLTTIDRANFNYQLLLEQQQNNSFPYAEKDENWGIESQKRINALACLIVMFKQPEIIDQIKNMIDDLPAEISPDEQNELNKIFAITKPLEDEKQILLRVTPEI; from the coding sequence ATGAAAGGGGGCATTTCTAGCGGTATTGTTTACCCTCCCGCCATTTTAGAGTTAGTCGACAATAATTATTATTTTAAACAAATTGGTGGTAGTTCCGCAGGGGCGATCGCGGCTTGTGCCACCGCCGCCGCAGAATATGGACGTAGAGAGGGAAATGATAAAAGTTTTGACACATTTCAAGACAAAACAGAAAAATTTTTATCTGAACCAAAAACAGTTACTAATTTAAGGAGTTTATTTCAACCCACAAAAGAAAATCAACCTCTATTTGACCTCATCTTTAAATTACTGGAAGCAGACAATAAATTATTATTTTTATTAACGAATATTCTACCTCTCACATCTATTTTTACCAGAACAACCTTTGGTTTCGGTAACTTTAAATTAAATAGTCTGACGGAAAATTATCACCTCACACACCTTAAAAAAAACCATTGGGGTTTATGTACGGGCATGGAAGGAGTGTCACCTGTCAGAGGAGAAAACAGAAAAGCAGTAACCCAATGGTTACATGATGTCATTCAAAAATGTTCAGGATTAAATAATACCAAACCCCTAACTTTTGGAGACTTAGAAGATACTCCACCACAAGATAAAATTACCCTCAGAATGGTTACATCCAATCTAAGCCAAAATCAACCATATATATTACCTTTTGAGCATCACTATTTTATTTTTGAAAGAAATGAATTTAATCAATTATTTCCTCAAGAATTAGTAGATTATATGGTAAATGACTTAGTCCCAAAACAAACACAAGAATACCAACAAAATAACAATTTTGCACTACCCATAATTGATAATCACAAAGGAAAAGAATACTACTTTTTGCCCATAGGAAAATATATGCCCGTATTAGTCGCCACAAGAATGAGCATGAGTTTTCCTATTTTATTTAGCATGATTCCTCTATATAGTATTAAGGCTTCTGCCAAAAATAAACCAATTATCAAAGAAGAAGATTTATTAATAAATTTATTTAGTGATGGTGGCATTTCCAGTAATTTTCCGATCCATTTTTTTGATGCCTTAATCCCATCCTATCCCACCTTTGGCATTGATTTAGTTACCCAACAAACAACCGATCAATTTAGTTTTATCCCTACAAATATTCGTGGTGAATATTATAAAATTCCAGAACCTAATGTTTATTTACCAAAACCTGACCATCTTCCCTCACCCATGCGCTACGAGTTGGATGGCTTACTAAATATTATTATGAAAGGAATATTTCCCACTGCCCAAAATTATCGAGATACTATGCAGTCTGGATTACCTAGTTATCGGGAGCGTATTGTCAAAATTTACCTCGAAGAAAATGAAGGGGGATTAAATTTGAATATGACTTCTTCACAAATCGAAAATTTACAAAATAAAGGACATGAAGCTGGGACAAAATTAACTCAAGAGTTTCATTTCAGGCATCATCAATGGGTAAGGGTGAAGATTATGATGGGATTATTAGAAAAAGGTTTAACAACCATTGATAGAGCTAATTTTAACTATCAATTACTATTAGAACAACAGCAAAACAATTCATTTCCCTATGCAGAAAAAGATGAAAATTGGGGCATCGAATCTCAAAAAAGAATCAACGCCCTTGCTTGTTTAATTGTCATGTTTAAACAACCAGAAATTATTGACCAAATTAAAAATATGATTGATGATTTACCAGCAGAAATCTCCCCAGATGAACAAAACGAGCTTAACAAGATTTTCGCCATCACTAAACCTTTAGAGGATGAAAAACAAATCTTGTTAAGAGTGACTCCCGAAATTTGA
- a CDS encoding restriction modification system DNA specificity domain protein (PFAM: Type I restriction modification DNA specificity domain~COGs: COG0732 Restriction endonuclease S subunits~InterPro IPR000055~KEGG: mmw:Mmwyl1_3199 restriction modification system DNA specificity subunit~PFAM: restriction modification system DNA specificity domain~SPTR: Restriction modification system DNA specificity domain) encodes MSEVYDLIKLSDICEINIGKTPSRKTPEYWNGDHLWLSIGDMGKSKNITDTKEKITDEGAKLFKNRLVEPDTLLFSFKLSIGKVGIAKVPLYTNEAIASLPIKDKSKLYHGYLFYALQSLDLTGKTDRAVMGNTLNKRKLEEIKIPLPPIALQRRIADILDTADRIIQKRKKAIALTEELQKSIFLDMFGDPITNPKGWEVKKLEDVCHKVTDGTHQSPQWEIKGIPFIFVSNIVNGEIDFNVSKYISEDSWQQLTLRCPIEINDILYTTVGSYGNAALVRTNKKFCFQRHIAHIKPNPEEIEPEFLLELMQSDGIKKQADTQVRGIAQKTLNLRELKTFPIFNPPMILQKKYIGIRRNVESQLKEQEKFLKESENLFNSLSQKAFKGEL; translated from the coding sequence ATGAGTGAAGTATATGATTTAATTAAACTTAGTGATATATGTGAAATTAATATAGGTAAAACTCCATCGAGAAAAACTCCTGAATATTGGAATGGAGATCATTTATGGCTAAGTATTGGTGATATGGGAAAATCAAAAAATATTACTGATACTAAGGAAAAAATAACTGATGAAGGGGCAAAACTTTTTAAAAATAGATTGGTAGAACCTGATACTCTTCTTTTTTCCTTTAAACTGTCTATTGGCAAAGTCGGAATTGCAAAAGTTCCTCTCTATACTAATGAAGCAATTGCATCTTTACCAATTAAAGATAAATCAAAACTTTATCATGGATATTTATTTTATGCTCTTCAAAGTTTGGATTTGACAGGAAAAACTGATCGTGCGGTTATGGGTAATACGCTTAACAAGAGAAAATTAGAGGAAATTAAAATTCCTTTACCCCCGATCGCCCTTCAGCGTAGAATAGCGGATATACTGGATACAGCAGATAGAATCATTCAGAAACGAAAAAAGGCGATCGCCCTTACCGAAGAACTACAAAAATCCATCTTTCTGGATATGTTTGGTGATCCTATTACGAATCCTAAAGGCTGGGAAGTAAAAAAACTAGAGGATGTTTGTCATAAAGTAACAGATGGAACTCATCAATCTCCACAATGGGAGATAAAAGGTATTCCTTTTATATTTGTCAGTAACATTGTCAATGGAGAAATTGATTTTAATGTAAGTAAATATATCAGTGAAGATTCTTGGCAACAACTTACTTTAAGATGTCCTATTGAAATTAATGACATTCTATACACAACAGTGGGTAGTTATGGTAATGCAGCATTAGTCAGAACAAATAAAAAGTTTTGTTTTCAAAGACATATCGCTCATATAAAACCTAATCCAGAGGAAATAGAACCTGAGTTTTTACTTGAATTGATGCAATCAGATGGAATTAAAAAACAAGCAGATACACAAGTAAGAGGAATAGCTCAAAAAACTCTTAATTTAAGAGAGTTAAAAACTTTTCCAATATTTAATCCTCCAATGATTTTGCAGAAAAAGTATATAGGTATTCGTAGAAACGTAGAATCACAATTAAAGGAACAAGAAAAATTTTTAAAAGAATCAGAAAATTTATTTAACTCCCTATCCCAAAAAGCATTCAAAGGAGAACTGTAA
- a CDS encoding ATP-dependent chaperone ClpB (PFAM: AAA domain (Cdc48 subfamily); C-terminal, D2-small domain, of ClpB protein; Clp amino terminal domain; ATPase family associated with various cellular activities (AAA)~TIGRFAM: ATP-dependent chaperone ClpB~COGs: COG0542 ATPase with chaperone activity ATP-binding subunit~InterProIPR001270:IPR003593:IPR018368:IPR004176:IPR 003959:IPR013093:IPR019489:IPR017730~KEGG: cyc:PCC7424_4861 ATP-dependent chaperone ClpB~PFAM: ATPase AAA-2 domain protein; AAA ATPase central domain protein; Clp domain protein; Clp ATPase-like~SMART: AAA ATPase~SPTR: ATP-dependent chaperone ClpB;~TIGRFAM: ATP-dependent chaperone ClpB), with protein sequence MQPTDPNKFTESAWDAVVRSQEVCRNFKNQNLEVEHLILALLEENTIAGQIFTQAKIDLPTLEKQLRTFATRQPKMFSVNQLYLGRGLDLLLDRAEACRESWQDDIIGVSHILTAFSEDERIGKRTLRTFNLDAQDFQLQIKSFKTSIEQAEETSQPPENQEAEEKEGAPLDKYGRDLTEQAKAGKLDPVIGRDDEIRRVIQVLSRRTKNNPVLIGEPGVGKTAIAEGLAQRIVNGDVPESLKNRQLISLDMGSLIAGAKYRGQFEERLRSVLKEVIESDGQIILFIDELHTVVGAGSREGGAMDAGNLLKPMLARGELRCIGATTLDEYRKHIEKDPALERRFQQVYIKQPTVEDTISILRGLKERYEVHHGVKITDSALIAAATLSHRYITDRFLPDKAIDLVDEAAARLKMEITSKPLELEALDRRLLQLQMEQLSLQGEGKDDKSAQENLERIETEIHELQDRQKELSSQWLEEKELLDEIKALKTEEEQVRLELDKAERAYDHEKAAQIKYGKLETLQHDIEAKEAELLKIQAQENAMLRENVTDADIAEIVAGWTGIPMNRLLETERQKLLELESHLQERVVGQGEAVSIVSAAIRRARAGMKDPSRPIGSFLFMGPTGVGKTELARAIAAFLFDSEDAMVRIDMSEYMEKHSVSRLLGAPPGYVGYEEGGQLSEAIRRRPYSVVLLDEVEKAHRDVFNILLQVLDDGRITDSQGRLVDFRNTIIVMTSNIGSEYILNLGDNDTNYEQMRSKVLTSLRKHFRPEFLNRIDDLIIFHSLKKEELRHIVTLQLARLQSLLGEQQIKIELTPEAQDYIVNVGYDPNYGARPLKRAIQRELENPLATKILDLTFTEGDTVLVKYEDEELVFAKAE encoded by the coding sequence ATGCAGCCAACTGATCCGAATAAATTTACTGAGAGTGCTTGGGATGCCGTAGTGCGATCGCAAGAAGTATGTCGTAATTTCAAAAATCAAAACTTAGAAGTAGAACACCTCATTTTGGCGTTGTTAGAAGAAAACACCATCGCCGGGCAAATATTCACCCAAGCCAAGATAGATTTACCTACCCTCGAAAAACAATTACGCACCTTTGCCACTCGTCAGCCAAAAATGTTCAGTGTCAATCAACTGTATCTCGGGCGGGGTTTAGACTTATTATTAGACAGGGCAGAAGCCTGTCGTGAGAGTTGGCAGGATGACATTATCGGTGTATCCCATATCCTCACCGCTTTTTCTGAAGATGAGCGCATCGGTAAACGTACCCTACGCACTTTCAACCTTGACGCGCAAGATTTTCAGTTACAAATAAAGTCTTTTAAAACCAGCATCGAACAGGCAGAGGAAACCAGTCAACCCCCAGAAAATCAGGAAGCGGAAGAAAAAGAAGGCGCTCCCCTCGATAAATATGGTCGAGATTTGACCGAACAAGCTAAGGCTGGAAAACTTGACCCCGTCATTGGTAGGGATGATGAAATTAGGCGGGTAATTCAAGTTTTATCCCGTCGTACCAAAAATAACCCTGTGCTTATCGGTGAGCCGGGGGTAGGAAAAACTGCCATCGCCGAGGGTTTAGCCCAAAGAATCGTCAATGGAGATGTACCAGAATCCCTCAAAAATCGTCAACTGATTTCCCTTGATATGGGCAGTCTCATCGCAGGGGCAAAGTATAGAGGACAGTTTGAGGAGAGGTTGCGATCGGTATTAAAAGAAGTAATCGAGTCTGATGGGCAAATCATCCTCTTTATCGATGAACTTCATACCGTAGTCGGTGCAGGTTCTCGGGAAGGGGGTGCCATGGATGCAGGAAACCTCCTCAAGCCTATGTTAGCGAGGGGAGAACTCCGTTGTATCGGTGCTACCACCCTAGATGAATACCGCAAACACATCGAAAAAGATCCTGCCCTTGAGCGCCGTTTTCAACAGGTATATATCAAACAACCCACCGTAGAGGATACCATCTCAATTTTACGGGGTTTAAAAGAACGTTACGAAGTCCATCACGGGGTGAAAATTACCGACTCCGCCCTCATTGCGGCGGCTACCCTCTCCCATAGATATATCACGGATCGTTTCTTGCCCGACAAAGCCATTGATTTGGTGGATGAAGCGGCGGCACGGTTGAAAATGGAAATCACCTCCAAACCCCTAGAATTAGAGGCATTAGATCGCCGTCTGTTGCAGTTACAGATGGAACAGTTATCCCTCCAAGGGGAAGGTAAGGATGATAAATCTGCCCAAGAAAACCTCGAGCGCATCGAAACGGAAATCCATGAGTTGCAAGATAGGCAAAAGGAATTATCGTCTCAATGGTTGGAGGAAAAGGAATTATTAGACGAAATCAAGGCTCTGAAAACCGAAGAGGAACAGGTGCGCCTAGAGTTGGATAAGGCAGAAAGGGCTTATGACCACGAAAAGGCGGCTCAGATAAAATACGGTAAGTTAGAAACCCTGCAACATGACATAGAAGCCAAGGAGGCGGAATTACTCAAAATTCAAGCCCAAGAAAACGCCATGTTACGGGAAAATGTCACCGATGCCGACATTGCCGAAATTGTGGCAGGATGGACAGGGATTCCTATGAATCGCCTTTTAGAAACCGAACGCCAAAAATTGCTCGAGTTAGAATCCCATCTTCAAGAGCGAGTGGTGGGGCAGGGGGAAGCCGTATCCATTGTTTCCGCCGCCATCCGCAGGGCAAGGGCAGGAATGAAAGATCCTAGTCGTCCTATCGGTTCATTCCTCTTCATGGGGCCCACAGGGGTCGGAAAAACTGAATTAGCAAGGGCGATCGCAGCTTTTCTGTTTGACTCAGAAGATGCCATGGTGAGAATTGATATGTCAGAATACATGGAAAAACATTCCGTATCTCGTTTGTTGGGTGCGCCCCCCGGCTATGTGGGTTATGAAGAAGGAGGACAACTTTCCGAAGCCATCCGCCGTCGCCCCTATTCCGTGGTGTTATTGGATGAAGTGGAAAAAGCCCACCGTGATGTGTTTAATATCTTGTTACAGGTATTAGACGATGGCAGAATTACCGACAGTCAAGGGCGATTGGTGGATTTTCGCAATACCATCATCGTCATGACTTCTAATATCGGTAGTGAGTATATTTTGAATTTAGGAGATAACGATACCAACTATGAGCAAATGCGCAGTAAAGTTTTAACCTCCTTGCGTAAACATTTCCGCCCCGAATTTTTGAACCGTATCGATGATTTGATTATCTTCCACAGCCTCAAAAAAGAGGAGTTACGCCATATCGTCACCCTACAACTAGCTCGTTTACAAAGTTTACTGGGTGAACAACAAATTAAAATCGAGCTAACCCCAGAGGCACAGGACTATATTGTCAATGTGGGTTATGATCCCAATTATGGCGCTCGTCCTCTGAAACGAGCAATCCAAAGGGAGTTAGAAAACCCCCTCGCCACCAAAATCCTCGATCTCACTTTCACCGAAGGGGATACGGTGTTAGTTAAATATGAGGATGAGGAATTGGTTTTTGCCAAAGCGGAATAA
- a CDS encoding Type I site-specific deoxyribonuclease (PFAM: Type I restriction enzyme R protein N terminus (HSDR_N); Domain of unknown function (DUF3559); Type III restriction enzyme, res subunit~COGs: COG4096 Type I site-specific restriction-modification system R (restriction) subunit and related helicase~InterProIPR014001:IPR014021:IPR001650:IPR007409:IPR 006935~KEGG: mar:MAE_56990 type III restriction enzyme res subunit~PFAM: type III restriction protein res subunit; protein of unknown function DUF450; helicase domain protein~PRIAM: Type I site-specific deoxyribonuclease~SMART: DEAD-like helicase~SPTR: Type III restriction enzyme res subunit), whose amino-acid sequence MSSNFEFLKVDFPAIYENAILVENFALSDSRASCFYARYTLEQAVIWLYDNDPYLTIPYDNNLGALIHEQTFKDNLSPNLFQKVRIIQKIGNRAVHSRDKLSEKDALHITEELFHFLYWLCRYYSPNGKNLPKLSFIPPTSKGDGGKKLTLAQLQKLEQELSKTQEMAEVAEKRRRQTEEECKKLKAEISRLKRVNNTVKDNHDYNEADTRKYLIDVLLREMGWDITQPNFTEYEVTGMPTVVNPSGKGYIDYVLWDDDGAPLAVIEAKRSQKDPNLGRQQAKLYADCLEKQFNQRPVIFYSNGYQTYLWDDCNYPPRLVEGFLKKDELQRIIYRRRHAKSLRVVTPNPDIAGRSYQIEAIKRVCETLEQKARKGLLVMATGTGKTRTSIALMDVLMRANWVKRVLFLADRTSLVTQAKRAIQRHLPHATVMDLSKEKDITGTNVIVSTYPTMMNRINNTSSGKNQGDEGNRLFGVGYFDLIIIDEAHRSIYKKYQALFTYFDALLIGLTATPRNEINRDTYGIFDLEAGNPTFAYELQDAIEDGYLVPPQGMNVPFKFLERGVKYAELSPEEKLEYEEKFYDEETGEIPDQVNAAALNRWLFNEDTVDKALEILMEWGLKVDEGDRLGKTIIFARNHEHAKCIEKRLKKSNGNPQGHFARIIDSKDPYAQTTLDDFSEADKYPIIAISVDMLDTGVDVPEILNLVFFKPVYSEVKFNQMIGRGTRLCPHLFGVDRHKSEFLIFDLCDNFAYFGQEITEKKQSSSDSLQTKLLKTKLELWECLKAQEKPPSTNRVKESETNPYTVGRKKDLSEKLLDELHQHFTHMEDNNFLVRRHLENVVTFREREKWQNLSHEDKKIIVDTLIPLPDSLPQEKPRIKNFDLLCLKIQLAILKNDKSFEKLRDKVRDLLVGLENKKTIPNVREKLDLIEQVQTEQWWQDITVNLVEEMRVNLRELMIFIEKDKEKIIYTNFEDELGELETVTVPTPQIGFSHFQYKKKVDAYILEHKDHIAIAKLRKNLPLTNTDLEELEKMLFTSEVIESRDKFEEVYGKNTNLKTLIIKLVGLDRNTAKEAFNKYLNNKNLNANQIRFIDQIINLLTQHGTMDPGILYKPPFTEIHIAGLDGVFDDDDADDIVAIINSFKDIA is encoded by the coding sequence ATGTCATCTAATTTTGAGTTTTTAAAAGTCGACTTTCCCGCAATTTACGAAAACGCCATTTTGGTGGAAAACTTTGCCCTCAGTGATAGTCGCGCCTCTTGTTTCTATGCCCGTTATACCCTAGAACAAGCAGTTATCTGGCTTTATGATAATGATCCCTATTTAACCATACCCTACGATAATAATTTGGGGGCATTAATCCATGAACAAACCTTTAAAGATAACCTATCCCCCAATCTTTTCCAGAAAGTACGCATCATCCAGAAAATAGGAAATCGTGCGGTACATAGTCGAGATAAACTGAGTGAAAAAGATGCCCTGCATATCACAGAAGAATTATTCCATTTTCTTTATTGGCTATGTCGTTATTATTCCCCCAACGGTAAAAATTTACCCAAGCTGTCATTTATTCCCCCGACAAGTAAAGGAGATGGTGGTAAAAAATTAACCCTTGCACAATTACAAAAATTAGAGCAAGAGTTATCAAAAACTCAGGAAATGGCAGAAGTTGCCGAAAAAAGACGCAGACAGACAGAAGAAGAGTGTAAAAAACTAAAAGCAGAAATTAGTCGGCTGAAACGGGTAAATAATACGGTTAAGGATAACCATGATTATAACGAAGCTGATACCCGTAAATATTTGATTGATGTGTTACTCAGGGAGATGGGGTGGGATATAACTCAACCTAATTTTACTGAGTATGAAGTAACGGGAATGCCCACGGTGGTTAACCCCAGTGGCAAAGGATATATTGATTATGTGTTATGGGATGATGATGGCGCACCCCTTGCGGTGATTGAGGCGAAACGTTCCCAAAAGGATCCGAATTTGGGTAGGCAACAGGCGAAATTATATGCGGATTGTTTAGAAAAGCAGTTTAATCAACGTCCTGTTATTTTTTATAGTAATGGGTATCAAACCTATCTTTGGGATGATTGTAATTATCCTCCTCGTTTGGTGGAGGGTTTTCTGAAAAAGGATGAATTGCAAAGAATTATTTATCGTCGTCGTCATGCCAAATCCCTGCGGGTAGTTACCCCAAACCCGGACATAGCAGGAAGAAGCTACCAGATTGAGGCGATTAAGAGGGTGTGTGAAACTTTGGAGCAAAAAGCCCGTAAAGGTTTGTTGGTGATGGCTACAGGTACGGGAAAAACAAGAACTTCGATCGCCCTTATGGATGTTTTAATGAGGGCAAATTGGGTTAAGAGAGTGTTATTTTTAGCCGATCGCACCTCCCTTGTAACCCAAGCAAAACGAGCCATCCAGAGACATCTACCCCATGCCACTGTTATGGATTTGAGCAAAGAAAAAGACATCACGGGCACCAATGTCATCGTTTCTACCTATCCCACCATGATGAATCGCATTAACAATACCTCCTCGGGTAAAAATCAAGGGGATGAAGGAAATCGGCTGTTTGGGGTGGGTTACTTTGACTTGATTATCATTGATGAAGCGCACCGCAGTATTTACAAAAAATATCAAGCCCTTTTTACCTATTTTGATGCCCTTTTAATTGGTTTAACCGCCACCCCCAGAAACGAAATTAATCGGGATACCTATGGCATTTTTGACCTAGAGGCGGGTAATCCCACCTTTGCCTATGAATTGCAGGATGCCATCGAAGACGGCTATTTGGTACCCCCTCAAGGGATGAATGTACCTTTTAAATTTCTCGAACGTGGTGTCAAATATGCTGAACTTTCCCCCGAGGAAAAGTTGGAGTATGAGGAAAAATTTTATGATGAGGAAACGGGAGAAATTCCTGATCAAGTGAATGCGGCGGCGCTCAATCGTTGGTTATTTAACGAGGATACGGTGGATAAAGCCCTAGAAATCCTCATGGAATGGGGTTTAAAGGTGGATGAGGGCGATCGCCTCGGGAAAACTATCATTTTCGCCCGAAATCATGAACATGCAAAGTGTATCGAGAAAAGATTGAAGAAGAGTAATGGAAATCCACAGGGTCATTTTGCCCGTATTATTGATAGTAAAGATCCATACGCCCAAACTACCCTAGATGACTTCTCAGAAGCCGATAAATACCCTATTATCGCCATTTCTGTGGATATGTTGGATACGGGGGTAGATGTGCCAGAAATCCTCAATTTAGTATTTTTTAAGCCCGTTTATTCCGAAGTCAAATTTAATCAAATGATTGGCAGGGGTACTCGTTTATGTCCTCATTTATTCGGTGTTGATCGTCATAAAAGCGAGTTTTTAATCTTTGATTTATGTGATAATTTTGCCTATTTTGGTCAAGAAATTACCGAAAAAAAACAGTCCTCTTCAGACTCATTACAAACAAAACTATTAAAAACTAAATTGGAATTATGGGAATGTTTAAAAGCCCAAGAAAAACCGCCCTCCACCAACCGAGTCAAGGAAAGCGAAACCAATCCCTACACCGTAGGCAGAAAAAAAGATCTCAGTGAAAAACTCCTCGATGAACTACATCAGCACTTTACCCACATGGAAGATAATAACTTTCTAGTGCGTCGTCACCTCGAAAACGTGGTTACTTTCCGTGAACGGGAAAAATGGCAAAATCTCAGCCATGAAGACAAAAAAATTATTGTCGATACCCTCATTCCTCTCCCCGATAGTTTACCCCAAGAAAAACCCCGCATCAAAAACTTTGATTTGTTATGTCTCAAAATTCAGTTAGCTATTCTGAAAAATGACAAAAGTTTTGAAAAATTAAGGGATAAAGTTCGAGATTTATTAGTAGGTTTAGAAAATAAAAAAACTATTCCTAATGTTAGAGAAAAATTAGATTTAATTGAGCAGGTACAAACCGAACAATGGTGGCAAGATATAACCGTTAATTTAGTAGAAGAAATGAGGGTAAATCTGCGAGAGTTGATGATATTTATTGAGAAAGACAAAGAGAAAATTATCTATACCAATTTTGAAGATGAGTTAGGGGAATTAGAAACAGTTACAGTGCCAACTCCCCAAATAGGTTTTAGCCATTTTCAATACAAAAAGAAGGTCGATGCCTACATTCTGGAGCATAAAGATCACATTGCGATCGCCAAGTTAAGAAAAAATTTACCCCTTACTAATACCGATTTAGAGGAACTAGAAAAGATGTTATTCACATCAGAAGTTATTGAGTCTCGAGATAAATTTGAGGAGGTATATGGAAAAAATACTAACCTCAAAACGCTCATTATCAAATTAGTGGGTTTAGATCGAAATACTGCCAAAGAAGCCTTTAATAAGTATCTAAATAATAAGAATTTAAATGCCAATCAAATTCGTTTTATTGACCAAATAATTAACCTGTTAACTCAACATGGAACTATGGATCCCGGAATTTTATATAAGCCTCCTTTTACTGAGATTCACATAGCAGGATTAGATGGGGTTTTTGATGATGATGATGCTGATGACATTGTCGCCATCATTAATTCTTTTAAGGATATTGCTTAA
- a CDS encoding hypothetical protein (KEGG: cyh:Cyan8802_2275 hypothetical protein~SPTR: Putative uncharacterized protein) — translation MTITPNLSPTKEIIFLVEEAMEGGYIGQALGQSIFTEADTLEELKVEIRDAVHCHFPDIENRPQIVYFKISIDQNNYY, via the coding sequence ATGACCATAACACCTAATTTATCACCAACAAAAGAGATTATTTTTTTAGTGGAAGAAGCTATGGAGGGGGGATATATTGGTCAGGCTTTGGGACAATCAATTTTTACTGAAGCTGATACTTTGGAGGAGTTAAAGGTTGAAATAAGGGATGCAGTTCATTGTCATTTTCCAGATATTGAAAATCGCCCTCAAATTGTTTATTTTAAAATTTCAATAGATCAAAATAATTACTATTAA